From bacterium, a single genomic window includes:
- a CDS encoding V-type ATP synthase subunit F — MYKVAVITDNETATGFRLAGMEVREAGTPQEALGMIREYAAAGYGLLIVSEDLLAGTDDARARLLRGRDLPVVVPLPPARAHLESGEAYIARLVKEHIGFAVKLK, encoded by the coding sequence GTGTATAAGGTCGCCGTGATCACCGACAACGAAACCGCCACCGGGTTCCGGCTCGCGGGGATGGAAGTCCGGGAGGCGGGCACGCCCCAGGAGGCGCTCGGGATGATCCGCGAGTACGCCGCCGCGGGATACGGGTTGTTGATCGTGAGCGAGGACCTGCTTGCGGGCACCGACGACGCGCGGGCGCGGCTGCTGCGCGGGCGCGACCTGCCGGTCGTGGTCCCCCTCCCGCCGGCGCGCGCACACCTCGAGAGCGGCGAGGCCTACATCGCCCGATTGGTGAAGGAGCACATCGGCTTCGCCGTGAAGCTGAAATAA
- a CDS encoding V-type ATPase subunit: MGDFPYINARVKVMKSRLLPQSRVEELLQAPDLDAFIQGLSDTPYNMELQEALTRFTGARAVDEALAQNFYHTTRRILSFADGPPRRQIEVILLRYDLQNLRAIVRGRHTGKTEEEILATVYPGGVLSEVKIRELLAQPDLRAIADTLVTWMHPLGRALREGVDAAQRSGSLLDIEMALDRAYAQYGLRIADGEGAGGATFRRLLGAEITATNVKTALKLRRMKELSREERERFFILGGALSADRFLTLADPQSSLADIASVRLFGAELPGTDNLVEMERAIDRASQRMAAQLSLGDPLAVDVVIGYLTRKAAEVSNLRVIAHAKLLGLSADLTRQELVGV; the protein is encoded by the coding sequence ATGGGGGACTTTCCGTATATCAACGCGCGCGTCAAAGTGATGAAATCTCGTCTCCTGCCCCAAAGCCGCGTGGAGGAACTTCTTCAGGCGCCCGACCTCGACGCGTTCATCCAGGGTCTGTCGGACACGCCATACAATATGGAGCTGCAGGAAGCGCTCACCCGCTTCACCGGGGCGCGGGCGGTCGATGAGGCTCTCGCCCAAAACTTCTACCATACCACCCGCCGGATCTTGAGTTTCGCCGACGGGCCTCCCCGCCGGCAGATCGAGGTCATCCTGCTGCGCTACGATCTTCAGAATCTTCGGGCAATTGTCCGAGGCCGGCACACCGGCAAGACTGAGGAAGAGATCCTGGCCACGGTCTATCCGGGCGGGGTGCTGAGCGAGGTCAAGATACGCGAGCTGCTGGCCCAGCCGGACCTCAGGGCGATCGCCGACACGCTGGTGACGTGGATGCATCCACTCGGGCGGGCGTTGCGCGAGGGGGTCGACGCGGCGCAGCGGAGCGGGAGCCTGCTCGATATCGAGATGGCGCTGGATCGGGCCTATGCCCAGTATGGCCTCAGGATTGCGGATGGGGAGGGGGCGGGTGGGGCAACCTTCCGCCGGCTCCTCGGGGCCGAGATCACCGCCACGAATGTAAAGACTGCGCTGAAACTCCGGCGGATGAAGGAGCTGTCCCGCGAGGAACGGGAGCGATTCTTCATCCTGGGTGGGGCCCTGTCCGCGGACCGATTTCTCACCCTCGCCGATCCGCAGTCGAGCCTGGCCGACATCGCCTCCGTCCGGTTGTTTGGCGCTGAGCTCCCGGGAACGGACAACCTCGTGGAGATGGAGCGGGCGATTGACCGGGCGTCGCAGCGGATGGCCGCTCAACTGTCCCTTGGAGACCCGCTCGCGGTCGACGTTGTCATCGGGTATCTCACACGCAAGGCTGCCGAAGTGAGCAACCTGCGCGTGATCGCCCATGCAAAGCTGTTGGGATTGTCTGCAGATCTTACCCGACAGGAGCTGGTGGGTGTATAA
- a CDS encoding V-type ATP synthase subunit E, whose product MGSELIQLLEQEARVEKDKVLGDARKGAEEILATARKDAEEIVTSTRRRLESERTQARTRAASAASLRAAALMLDAKDKAIQQVFERATAELKRTSEDPARRRAMLRHFLSEAVQGIATQGATLEVAPGDTEAATEVCRALQLPLEIRANPDVSGGVRLTTEDHRIAVENTIVSRLGRTRAALVSRVAEILWGA is encoded by the coding sequence ATGGGCTCTGAGCTGATCCAACTGCTCGAGCAGGAAGCCCGCGTCGAAAAGGACAAGGTCCTGGGCGACGCGCGCAAGGGGGCCGAGGAGATCCTTGCCACCGCCCGCAAGGACGCGGAGGAGATCGTAACCTCGACCCGCCGGCGGTTGGAGAGCGAGCGGACACAGGCTCGCACCCGGGCCGCAAGCGCGGCGAGCCTTCGCGCCGCGGCGCTCATGCTCGACGCCAAAGATAAGGCGATTCAGCAGGTGTTTGAGCGGGCCACCGCGGAGCTCAAGCGGACGAGCGAAGATCCGGCTCGCCGGCGGGCGATGCTGCGGCACTTCCTCAGCGAGGCGGTTCAGGGAATCGCGACGCAGGGGGCGACGTTGGAGGTGGCCCCGGGAGATACGGAGGCGGCGACGGAAGTGTGCCGAGCGCTCCAACTCCCCTTGGAGATTCGAGCGAACCCCGACGTGAGCGGAGGCGTCCGCCTCACCACCGAGGACCACCGGATCGCGGTGGAAAACACGATCGTGAGCAGGCTCGGCCGCACTCGAGCCGCCCTGGTCTCGCGCGTCGCCGAGATTCTCTGGGGGGCATGA
- a CDS encoding V-type ATP synthase subunit K encodes MKRRGAVLVLILMALYVASFAAMAAAQELGKAGGAGIGAGLLGVGAGIAIGFGAVGTGIAQSRIGGAAAGVVAERPEMFGIMLVLLVIPETLVIFGFVIAFFLYGKI; translated from the coding sequence GTGAAACGACGGGGGGCGGTCTTGGTTCTAATCTTAATGGCGCTGTACGTGGCGTCGTTTGCGGCGATGGCGGCGGCACAGGAGCTGGGGAAGGCCGGCGGTGCCGGCATCGGTGCGGGGCTGTTGGGTGTGGGCGCCGGCATCGCGATCGGGTTCGGAGCCGTTGGCACAGGGATCGCGCAGTCGAGGATCGGCGGCGCAGCCGCCGGGGTCGTCGCGGAGCGCCCGGAGATGTTCGGCATCATGCTGGTGCTCCTTGTGATCCCGGAAACGCTCGTGATCTTCGGGTTCGTGATCGCCTTCTTCCTATATGGGAAGATCTGA
- a CDS encoding V-type ATPase subunit subunit G family protein gives MAQHEASTASSGDKILREIAQREQKLQEELTRARQEAARSLEDAQREADGIRARAREQAQQEAAEASKAAAAEAQRVTEEVLARARGDAEAVRKRAEERMGEAVALVVREVLGEST, from the coding sequence ATGGCTCAGCACGAAGCCTCGACCGCCTCATCGGGCGACAAGATCCTCCGGGAAATCGCTCAAAGAGAACAAAAACTGCAAGAGGAGCTGACGCGGGCGCGGCAAGAAGCGGCGCGCTCGTTGGAAGACGCCCAGCGGGAGGCCGATGGCATCCGGGCCCGGGCCCGCGAGCAGGCCCAACAAGAGGCGGCTGAGGCTTCCAAAGCGGCGGCGGCTGAGGCTCAGAGGGTCACCGAAGAGGTGCTCGCGCGGGCGCGCGGGGACGCCGAGGCGGTCCGAAAGCGGGCAGAGGAGCGAATGGGCGAGGCCGTCGCTCTCGTGGTGCGCGAGGTCCTGGGGGAGAGTACGTGA
- a CDS encoding NADH-quinone oxidoreductase subunit N has translation MTADLRAITPELLLGVLALVLVMIDLLTDPGSKRIVAWVGVIGLAIALFPSAALLSGPSRLVFAETYAVDPFAAFFKLVAITSGILVLLAAMEFYRGQSTHYEGEVYSLVVFMVLSLVLLSAAVDLILLFLAFEFLSLVSYVLAGSLKGDRKSNEAGVKYFFYGAAASAAMLYGFTFLYGVSGTTNLYHLMQHVAFLSPGFLGLAVMLMLAGFGFKISLVPFHQWTPDVYEGAPTPIAAFLSVGSKAAALAALLRVLYVAVPPQGWVTILAGLAAISMTLGNLVALSQQNIKRMLAYSSIAHAGYMLIGVVAVAASPTLVGSGVGALLFYLLSYTFTNIGAFSVATIVGRGLGSDAIPDYAGLSRRAPLSAFAMAVFMLSLTGIPPTALFFGKFLLFGAAINSGLLWLAIVGILNSVVSLFYYVGVIRAMYLMPAPEGAPVLHERGVARALLAVTALGTIVIGIFPQPFIRVVNAASIIGRF, from the coding sequence ATGACGGCCGACCTGCGGGCGATCACCCCAGAACTGCTCCTCGGCGTGCTGGCCCTCGTGCTGGTCATGATCGACCTGCTGACCGATCCGGGCAGCAAGCGCATCGTCGCGTGGGTCGGCGTGATCGGATTGGCCATCGCCCTCTTCCCGTCGGCCGCGCTGCTCTCCGGGCCATCGAGGTTGGTATTCGCGGAGACGTACGCCGTCGACCCGTTCGCCGCGTTCTTCAAGCTGGTTGCGATCACCAGCGGCATCCTCGTGCTCCTGGCCGCCATGGAGTTCTACCGCGGCCAATCCACGCACTACGAAGGGGAAGTGTACAGCCTCGTGGTGTTCATGGTGCTCAGCCTGGTGCTGCTGTCCGCCGCGGTGGATCTCATCCTGCTCTTCCTCGCGTTCGAGTTTCTCTCCCTCGTCTCCTACGTGCTCGCCGGCTCACTCAAAGGCGACCGCAAAAGCAACGAGGCGGGGGTCAAGTACTTCTTCTACGGCGCGGCGGCGTCGGCGGCGATGCTGTACGGGTTCACCTTTCTCTATGGCGTTTCCGGCACCACGAACCTCTATCACCTGATGCAACACGTCGCGTTCCTGTCCCCGGGGTTCCTGGGGCTGGCCGTGATGCTCATGCTGGCGGGGTTTGGATTCAAGATCTCGCTCGTCCCCTTCCACCAGTGGACGCCCGACGTGTACGAAGGCGCGCCCACCCCGATCGCCGCCTTCCTCTCGGTCGGGAGCAAAGCCGCGGCGCTGGCGGCTCTGCTCCGAGTGCTGTACGTGGCCGTGCCTCCGCAGGGATGGGTGACGATCCTCGCCGGCCTCGCCGCGATCTCGATGACGCTGGGCAACCTCGTCGCCCTTTCCCAGCAGAACATCAAGCGGATGCTTGCCTACAGCTCCATCGCGCACGCCGGGTATATGTTGATTGGAGTGGTGGCGGTCGCGGCCAGCCCCACGCTGGTGGGGTCCGGCGTGGGGGCGCTCCTGTTTTACCTGCTGTCCTATACCTTCACCAACATCGGCGCCTTCAGCGTCGCGACGATCGTCGGCCGCGGGCTGGGGTCCGACGCGATCCCCGACTACGCCGGCCTCTCGCGGCGCGCCCCGCTCTCGGCATTCGCCATGGCGGTGTTCATGCTGTCCCTGACCGGGATCCCGCCGACCGCGCTCTTCTTCGGAAAGTTCCTCCTCTTCGGCGCCGCGATCAACAGCGGGCTCTTGTGGCTGGCGATCGTGGGGATTCTCAACAGCGTGGTCTCGCTCTTTTACTACGTCGGCGTGATCCGCGCCATGTACCTCATGCCCGCGCCCGAGGGGGCGCCCGTGCTGCACGAGCGGGGGGTGGCCCGCGCACTCCTCGCCGTCACCGCCCTTGGGACGATCGTGATCGGGATCTTCCCGCAGCCCTTTATCCGTGTGGTGAACGCGGCCTCCATCATCGGGCGATTTTGA
- a CDS encoding NADH-quinone oxidoreductase subunit M yields the protein MSAVLSLILWLPVLGVIVLLFVPRDRIETIRLVTLATSLLTFGVSVGAALAFDRAHAGTMQFVELRPWIPSIGITYHLGADGLSLPLVVLTTLLTLLCVVYSWRVEVRLREYMALFLLLETGMVGVFLALDFFLFYVFWEVSLVPMYFIIGIWGGTRRIYAAIKFFLYTLIGSLAMLLAILIVYFNATPRTFDILALVQQQPLARNLPLALVAFWGFFLSFAIKVPMFPFHTWLPDAHVEAPTAGSVLLAAVLLKLGTYGFVRILLPLLPQAFAHLAYIVAVLAVIGAVYGAVVAMAQTDLKKLVAYSSVNHMGYVMLGVAAAAAAAGRPALAGAAVTALNGATVQMLAHGVITGALFFLVGVIYDYRAHTRGVNDFGGLGARLPVYTGITMLAMLASLGLPALMGFVAEFLIFLGSFQIYPALTVLALAGVVVTVAFFLWTIYRIFMGPLNSRWAALPDMDIRERWALVPLAALMVVFGVYPRPLVDAINLAMVAILGSIR from the coding sequence ATGAGCGCGGTGCTCAGCCTCATCCTCTGGCTGCCCGTCCTCGGCGTGATTGTCCTCCTGTTCGTCCCGCGGGACCGGATCGAGACGATCCGGTTGGTGACGCTCGCGACGTCGCTCCTGACGTTCGGCGTCTCTGTCGGAGCGGCCCTCGCCTTCGACCGGGCGCACGCGGGCACGATGCAGTTTGTCGAACTCCGGCCGTGGATCCCATCGATCGGCATCACCTACCACCTGGGCGCCGACGGGCTCAGTCTGCCGCTCGTCGTGCTGACGACGCTGCTCACGCTCCTCTGCGTCGTCTACTCGTGGCGCGTCGAGGTCCGGCTCCGGGAGTACATGGCCCTGTTCCTCCTCCTCGAGACGGGGATGGTGGGGGTGTTCCTGGCACTCGACTTCTTTCTCTTCTATGTCTTCTGGGAGGTCAGTCTCGTGCCGATGTACTTCATCATCGGCATCTGGGGGGGGACGCGCCGGATCTACGCGGCGATCAAGTTCTTCCTGTACACGCTGATCGGCTCGCTCGCGATGCTGCTCGCCATCCTGATCGTGTACTTCAATGCGACGCCGCGGACCTTCGATATCCTGGCGTTGGTCCAGCAGCAGCCGCTCGCGCGCAACCTGCCGTTGGCGCTTGTGGCGTTTTGGGGATTTTTCCTGAGTTTCGCGATCAAGGTGCCGATGTTTCCGTTCCACACCTGGCTGCCGGACGCTCACGTCGAGGCCCCGACCGCGGGGAGCGTCCTGCTGGCCGCGGTGCTGCTGAAGCTCGGGACCTACGGCTTCGTGCGCATCCTGCTGCCGCTCCTCCCGCAGGCGTTCGCCCACCTGGCCTACATCGTCGCCGTGCTCGCCGTGATCGGGGCGGTGTACGGCGCGGTGGTGGCCATGGCTCAAACCGATCTCAAGAAGCTCGTCGCCTATTCCAGCGTCAACCACATGGGGTACGTGATGCTCGGGGTCGCCGCCGCGGCGGCGGCGGCCGGCCGGCCGGCGCTTGCCGGGGCGGCCGTGACCGCGCTCAACGGCGCCACGGTGCAGATGCTGGCGCACGGCGTGATCACGGGCGCCCTGTTTTTCCTCGTGGGCGTGATTTACGACTACCGCGCACACACCCGCGGAGTCAACGACTTCGGAGGGTTGGGGGCCCGATTGCCGGTCTACACGGGGATCACGATGCTGGCGATGTTGGCCTCCCTCGGCCTCCCCGCGCTGATGGGGTTCGTCGCGGAGTTCTTGATCTTTCTGGGGTCCTTCCAGATCTACCCGGCGCTCACGGTGCTCGCCCTGGCGGGTGTGGTGGTGACCGTGGCGTTTTTCCTCTGGACGATCTACCGGATCTTCATGGGCCCGCTCAATAGCCGATGGGCGGCGCTTCCCGACATGGACATCCGGGAGCGGTGGGCGCTCGTCCCGCTCGCGGCGCTGATGGTCGTGTTCGGAGTGTATCCCCGCCCCCTCGTCGATGCGATCAACCTGGCTATGGTTGCCATCCTCGGGTCGATCCGATGA